A genomic window from Phosphitispora fastidiosa includes:
- a CDS encoding prepilin peptidase: MNIIIFLLGLIIGSFINVVICRLPRGESVVWPPSHCTLCKKRIKWQHLIPVLSYIYLKGKCAYCNHKISIRYPIIELIFGISFYTLFLMYGPTWHFLSVTIFLIIIFLAAVIDIEHRIIPNKLNIFGAVSGFVLAAGGHQGWRYSLEGFLAGGVVLFAAAMASRGGMGGGDIKYAAAMGTFLGWQGILATVFLASVMGSLFGIILCIIKRKPLRKTGIPFGPFLSTGAFFIYFFQTELLELYLDLIMH, translated from the coding sequence ATGAATATTATCATATTTTTATTAGGCCTTATTATAGGCAGTTTCATCAATGTAGTTATCTGCCGCCTCCCAAGGGGCGAATCGGTTGTCTGGCCGCCATCCCACTGTACCTTGTGTAAAAAGCGGATTAAGTGGCAGCATCTGATACCTGTTCTCAGCTACATATATCTTAAGGGGAAATGTGCTTACTGCAATCATAAGATTTCTATTCGTTACCCCATAATTGAATTAATTTTTGGCATCTCATTTTATACTTTGTTTCTTATGTACGGTCCAACCTGGCATTTTCTGTCCGTTACAATCTTTTTAATTATAATATTTTTGGCTGCCGTAATCGATATTGAACACCGCATCATTCCCAATAAATTAAATATTTTTGGAGCTGTATCAGGGTTTGTTCTGGCAGCGGGAGGACATCAGGGATGGCGGTACAGCCTGGAAGGCTTCCTGGCAGGGGGGGTGGTATTATTTGCTGCGGCCATGGCTTCCCGCGGGGGCATGGGCGGGGGAGATATAAAATACGCTGCGGCTATGGGAACATTTTTGGGGTGGCAAGGTATCCTGGCAACTGTTTTTCTGGCTTCCGTAATGGGCAGCCTGTTTGGAATCATACTTTGTATCATAAAAAGAAAACCTCTCAGAAAAACGGGGATACCGTTTGGACCATTTTTGTCAACTGGCGCTTTTTTCATTTATTTTTTCCAAACTGAATTGCTTGAGTTATATCTCGACCTGATAATGCACTAA